The Chroicocephalus ridibundus chromosome 4, bChrRid1.1, whole genome shotgun sequence genome contains the following window.
ATCTCCGGCTTTGTAGGTGCGAACGCCTTTGTGCGGCGGACaaatggggagaggaggaggaggaggtgggtacTTCTGCGACGTAAGATCCACATCAGCTCAACTCCACTCACATCCCAGCCGGCACTTCCTCACTTTCTCAACTGTCTCGCCCCACACCGCTCCCTGCCTCCTTTTTGGCTGGTTATAGAGGAGAATTCAGCACCCCCCGCCCCTCGTGAGAGCTGGCTTCCTGCTAGGTCGGGCTTTCGGGCTCTTTTCCTGCTGCCCGTCGCTCGCTTGCAAGAGGGCTGGATGGTTACACCGGGCAGGTTGGCTCCATAATGTTAGGGACTGTGAAAATGGAAGGGCATGAAACCAGCGACTGGAACAGCTACTACGCCGACACTCAGGAGGTGAGTAAATCCCAGGGTCTGGCTCCGCTGCTGCCCCTCTGCAAgggggaggggggccggggggagggctgggggtttAGAGGGGGGCAGCAATCGGAGGAATCGGTCTCCACTCCAGATCCTGCCAGTGCAAAcgtgcctcctccctccctccggcgCTGAAGCTGGCCAGGCTTCCCCGAGGAAAACACGGCTTCCGAGAGCCCCGGGAGGCGTTTGAGGGAGACCCAGGGCGGTTGCGGGCCCGCCGGGAGGGCCGGGGGACCGGGGGCAGCCCTTGATCTCATCTAAAAGGCTTTAATCTCCGCTTGCGGCGCGCACAAAAGCGTCCCGTAAACTCTTGGCTCGGGGCAGAGGACTCGCCGCGCTGCCGGCCCCCGGCTCCTTCCCGGCAGATGGCAGGGGGCGAGGGAGCCGGTGGCCAGCgcgtcccggggcgggggcagcgccTTCCCCGGGCTCCTCGGCGGGGCCGCCGGCCTCTCTGCTGGCCGTTGCCGGGGGCCTCACCTGTTAAAGCCGAgcgaaaagaaaggggggggcgggggttggAGAAAATAGCCGTTTGTTCGTACTTTGCGAGACGGGCTGGCGGCGGCGTGCGCTGCTGCCGCGGGCCGGCTGGCGGCGCTGCCGGGAGCGGCCCCGGGAGCCTGAGCGAGAGGGGGGCCCGCAGCCCCGGACCCACCTCCCcggacccggcccggcccggcccgcggcacCCCGGGAGGCTCTtgcctcccccctctcctcccccccccccgcgcctgtTTGGCAACACGGTGCCAAAGAAGGGGGACAACCGGCCCGAGCGTCACCAACTCCGGCGGAGGAGAGGGCCACGGAAGCGACCGGAGTCCTCCTCGCGGCGCGCCTCGGCCCTGCGGGGACCCGGGGGGCTCGCTGTGTGTCGCTTGCGGCTCTGcggtgggggtccccgggggaAGGCAGCGCCTGGCAGCCCCGCCAACAGCCCCGCGGGTTGCCGCCCGGGAAGGAGCCGTTTTAAGGAAGTGTGGCGGCGAGGCAGGCACCTAGGTGTGCGCACCCGGGCATTGCATCAGCACAACCCGGACACACGGCTACACAGTCCCCACGCCTCGTCCCTGCACCCCGGAGCTGGCACACAGCCCCCATAGGGCCACGCGGGCACAGGCAGATACGTGTCACCCTACTGGCATCTTTTTTAATAGAGGAAAGTCGGCTAAGGGCAAATAAGGGTCATCCTAATTATGTGCCGTTTCCAGACTCATTTATCCTCGCCATACTCATTACCCACAAACATAAAGTTAAGCGACCTTCGCTTTTGCTATATTTTAGCCTCAATATTTTCTCCTCCCCTACTACTTAATTTGAATCCCTGCATGGATGCAAGTTGGGAAACACACCCGCGTTCTACCGTCTCAAATAATTAATGTGATCCTCTAAATTAAAAGCGCGTTTATAGGCTCGTGGAATTTGTAGTGAACAGTAATGAATTTTATACACTTAACCGTCGCCTAAACCTCCTTTCCTTAGCCGTATTGCCTTTGGTCGAGGTAAAATGGGAAcgtctttcttcctcctgttaaATCAGATGCCGTACTGGAAAGCACAATTTCAGGCTCTCCGGTTCTGCCTTTTTTAAGAGTTGTGTTCTGTGGTAGGGTGCTGCATTTTTTGCACGTCGGGGAACTGTAGAAAATCTCAGGCAGGGAAAGTTCAGGCTTTTCGTACTTTGGAAAAGTTGAggttggttttacttttttttttttttaatatatctttaaTTTAAACACTGACTTGATAGAAAATGAAGACAAGGGGAAAGCTTTCCACAGATGAAATGCGCGGACGTGAGCTATTTggtttgaatattattttttttattatttggggctttttttgttacAAGACATTATCGCATCTTTTGCAGGAACAGAAATTTAAATCGGCGCAGGGTGGGAGAGATGAGTGAGATGATAGTTCTTAATCTTTCTTAAGCGCAGGCAGTTGAATTTCTCCTTGGCGCAGGCCGTGTACGCCCGTAAATTTCAACAATCTGAGGAGTTTCAATATTTAGGTAGCGAGACGGGGCGCAAAATCAGCAAAACCGCGGGAATATTCCTGGAGGAAGCCTCCTCCCGGGGCAGataaagcccgcagcccggcTCTGCGGGGGTGCGGAGCTGCTCCGGGAAGGCCGTCGGTCCGTGCGCCCCGGGGATCCCGGCGCAAGCCGCGGCACGCCGGTAAAACGGGAGGGCGTCGGGACCGAgaacctgccccccccccccccccccgccccgtgtctaTTTATAATCACGTATGAATTAGACCTTTTCATCGCGCCAGCGGCCTTTCCGCGCGGCTTTTGGAAAGCGCCTTCCCGGGTGTCGGGGGAGCGGACGGCGTCCCGCGGCGGGGGGTTTGCACGGCTCGCTGGGCAGGACGGGCGGATCCGGCCCCGGCGCGTTCCCGcacgcccccctctccccccctaaCCCCCTCTCTCCGTCTCGCTGCCCTAGGCCTATTCCTCGGTGCCCGTGAGCAACATGAACTCGGGGCTGGGCTCCATGAACACCATGAACACCTACATGACCATGAACACCATGACGACGAGCGGCAACATGACCTCCAGCTCCTTCAACATGTCCTACGCCAacacggggctgggggccgggctgagccccggTGCCGTGGCCGGCATGCCGGCAGGCTCGGCGGGGCCGGTGAACGGCATGCCGGCCGGCGTGGCCGCCATGGGCACGGCGCTGAGCCCCGGCGGCATCAACGCCATGTCTGCCCAGCCGGCCCCCATGAACGGGCTGAGCCCCTACGGCGGCATGAACCCCTGCATGAGCCCCATGGCCTACACGCAGTCCAACCTCGGCAGGACGCGGGACGCCAAGACCTTCAAGCGGAGCTACCCCCACGCCAAGCCGCCCTACTCCTACATCTCCCTTATCACCATGGCCATCCAGCAGGCGCCCAGCAAGATGCTGACGCTGAGCGAGATCTACCAGTGGATCATGGACCTTTTCCCCTACTACCGGCAGAACCAGCAGCGCTGGCAGAACAGCATCCGCCACTCGCTCTCCTTCAACGACTGCTTCGTCAAGGTGGCCCGCTCCCCCGACAAGCCCGGCAAGGGCTCCTACTGGACCCTGCACCCCGACTCCGGCAACATGTTTGAAAACGGCTGCTACCTCCGTCGGCAAAAGCGCTTCAAGTGCGAGAAGCCGGCGAACAGCAAAGCCCCTCAGGAGGGCAGGAAAGATCAGGCCGGGACCTCCAGTTCCAGCTCCAACTCCCCCCTGCACAGAGGCCACAATAAACCCGCACAGCTGGACACCGCCACCTCCCTCTCCAGCTCCAACCCGTCCACCAGCCCCCAGTCTATGGACCACAGCGGATCGAGCACGGAACTAAAGACCTCGGCCTCGGCCGCCTCCTCCACCATCAGCTCCGTCCCCGCCTTGGCCTCCGTCCCGCACCCCCCTCACTCCTTAGCCCACGAACCCCAGCTCCACCTCAAGGGCGATCCCCACTATTCCTTCAACCACCCCTTTTCCATCAACAACCTCATGTCCTCCTCGGAGCAGCAGCACAAGCTGGACTTCAAAGCCTACGAGCAGGCGCTGCAATATTCCTCCTACGGTGCCAGCATCTCCGGCGGGCTGCCCCTGGGCAGCGCTTCCATGGCGGGCCGGAGCAGCATCGAGCCCTCGGCCCTAGAGCCCTCCTACTACCAAGGTGTGTATTCCAGACCCGTGCTAAACACCTCCTAGCTCTgcaccccccgccgccgggggcgaGCCCCTCTtctcctccgccgccccccgcctcttCCCCTCCGGCCGCACCGCTGCCGCCCGCTCCCCTTTCCCGGCTTctctcccccctttccctctccctgcgACAAACCGAGGTGTTTCCGCACGCTGCGTGCACAGGACTGTTACTTTTTAATTGTCTCGCAACGCGTTGTGTCTTGTTATGATTCCACCACGACCTCCTGCAAAGCCGGCCGCGTCCCGCTTGTACATAACCCCCCTCCCGCCTCTGccgcccagcccctctccccggaGATCCCCCCTAGCCTTTGCAgggtgttattaaaaaaagaagaaaaaattgttgAGCTTGTAAACTACTTGTTTGTGCTTTCCGCCCCTTTGTCTCCCCCCCACGCCCTCACCCCTTCTGTGCTCTATAATCTCATGTAAGTTTACAGGTATGTGGCAATACTTTAACAATACGGAGATGAAGAAGCGAGTAGacatttaagactttttttaattaaaaaggcttTGAAGGACAATACTGCTGTGAAGTAGCAAAACACTAAGAGAATCTCTAAGCAACAAGAGGACTATTTACTTTCTCGGATCATCCTTTTGATACTTGCAAAATAAACCTTCGGCTACTACAACCCGCATACACCCAGATGCTGCGGGACGGATCCTGCACTCCCGAGGGGACCAACTGGAACTTTGGAGTGCAGGATGCGacccttatttttttccaagtgttacCTGTCTTGGGATGTAATATAAAGTTACAAGAGGTCACAGCcagttggatattttttttttccttcccatctgTTACTGAAGATTCTCGTTCATCAGGAACTCTCATCAACATGTGGATGACATGCTTATTTAATTTAAGTGTCTTCATTGTGTACCAGCTAGAACTGTGTTATCTATAACAAGgttattttccccctcccccaggaAACGTTGACTATTACACCGACGCAAGGAAAAGAGGAGAGCTCTGTCACTCTCCCCTTTTCCAACTTGTTTAATAAATCCACatcaattttttttgtgtgtgtggccgTTTAATTATCGCCATCGTTAGCTTGTTTCATCCAGTGTTAATGCACTTTCCACAGTTTTACACGGTGTTAGCATAGCCAGAcgggttttattattattcctgttCGCTGTCTCAATGTTCTTAATTTATTGcatggtttatatttttttctttctttacagctGGAAATTGCTttaaatgacagtaaaaaaagaaTTACACGTGAATTTAAgaaattttgttaattttataaatgtgattgtaattgaaaaaatattttgatttaaaacgATAACTGAGAATTTAATGCGTGAAGTATGTTTTTGATCATTTGCAGTTAAGgactttaaataaatcaaatgttaACAATGAAAGatttctgctattttctttcaaaatttctggGGCGGGTTGCGGAGGACGGAGCCGTGTGCCAGAAAAACAAACGCGGCGCTAAAGCCTGGATGTGAAGAGGAACGATTTGTACGGCCAGGCttgtggaaggagggaaggaaggggacgCGCCCGCAGGCTGCGTTTGCGGGGCGCCGCGGTGCCACCGGCGTGTGCGGGTCTGTATGTGGTGGtgtcttttttattcttcttcttcttttcaatTCACGGTGCCGGGGTAGGttgagagagggagggaaaaaagccacCCGAGGCGGTGTAACCTCCTGGGTGCTTTGCAGCCAGAGCCGGCGTTTCCCCGCCGGACGGGGCGAGGCCCGAGGGGAGCATCGCCAGCGCTGTTCCGCCTCGCCCCGGGCCGCTGGAAAGGCTGGGCCgagctcccagccctggctcggATCTATCCCGGCGATAACAGCAGCCGCGCTGGTCGCCAACAAGCGGCATCGTCGGGGCGAGGAGCAGGGGGGGCGTTAAACGTGAACAGATTTCGCTGTGCTCAGCCGCCTCCGTGTACGGCCGCCAGATAAAAGAACTGTGTAATTCTCATAATTACCGCATAATTGCCCCCCTGACGGGTTAGGGACAACGGCGGCAAACTAAATTTGAGGGGTcgatttagaaaataaaagccaaaccaGCGTCCCAGAAATCTCACTGAATTCCTCCAGCACCGCTACCCAGCGAAAAACGGGAGAAAAACCGCATTGGAGAGCCCTTCTGCCCTGGGTTTTGCAGGTGTGGCCGGaccggccgcggggccggggggggggaccgAGATGGGAGCACGGCGCTCCCGGCTCGCCGGAGCCGAGCTGCGCGGCGCGCTCGGTGGGGCGGAGATTTTCCGCGGGTCCCGGCCGACCTGTAGGGTCCTgcagcgggagggagcgggggttTGTGCCCGGGACGCCGGGTTTGGCCGGGTGGTCCATGACCCGGCTGTGCCGTCCCTTCGCCCTCCGTATTTTCTGAACTGGCAAAGGCCGACAGATGCCCCGCGGCCAGGGGCAGCTCGGGGTTGCTCGGCACCAAGTCCGGGCAGGTGGATCCTATTTAAAGTCCCGCTTCTTCTGCCAAAAGGAGCTTCGTGCGGATCGAGACAGGATGAAGCCCGTTTGCAGCAGGACTTCACTTGTCTCCCGCAGGCTAGTCTGCAGAGAATATGCCACTGCAGCGTGGAGACATTGATTTAATGCCTTGGGCTTGTACACAGAAAATATCAATCGACCGACAGCGATAAGGCAGCAGGTTTCACATATCAGCTGAGGAGCACAGACCGTGTGTAATGGAAATATTCGAGGCGTGGGTAATAAATGGGTTTAAGCGGACCGACGCGGCTCCAAACCTCTCATAGATAAGGAGCGGAGCCTGTCACGGATACAGCGTGTGCCCCTTCGCCTCTCGCCATCAAGATTatattccttccctttcttcccgtAGCCAAATGGTGGCTGCAGTGGGCAATGATCCACTCACATAACAAGGATGCGGCTCACGTTAAAAATGCGGGTTCCCGCCGCAGAGAGCGCAGCTTTCTGTGCTCGGTGTAGGACTTGGAAATGAACAGAGGGGAGAAGAGTCCCCTGTTTTCTGTCCCGCTTCtagctgccctgctgctgctttcatccTCTGTTCAAGAAGCCCCCAGCCACAGTGCAAAAATCAACTAAAAGTAGGCTTCATAGGAAAGAAGGGTGAAACCCCCCGCAGTACGTAGAGGGGAGCTTACGAGCATCTCCTTCCAGCCGGAGCCCTCGCTCGGTGCCAGGGGGGAAGGAGCTGGCGGGTGCGGGGGTTTTGCCCGTGTCGGAGGTGGTGCCTCAGCCCCGTGTCCGGGACACAGGCAAAGCGAAGACCCCACCAACCTGCGGGCTCCGGCCGTCACCGGAATTTATAGGGGAACTTCGCCTTTTCCTAAGCGGCAATTACCCCCGACCGGCCACGTGCGAGCGAAAACGGCTCATTTAACGTCATTAAATACAAGCGGGGAGTAATTCAGGGCGGCGGGGGATCTTTGTAAAGATTTACGCGGAGTTTGGGCGGTGAGGAggtccccggccccgggcggggtGTGTCGGGTCCGTTTGCGgggcccgccggcggggccggggccgtcgaggcggcgcggcggggccggccgcgaCCCCGcggggatgggcaggggcagctcccgcagccgggGGCGAGGAGCAGCCGAGGGTCCTGCCCTGGCACGGCCGGGCCCTCCTCTGCCGCGGGGTCCGGCGGCCCCGCGCCTCCCGGCaaggggggcaggatggggccctCGTCCGTGGCACGTCCTGGGAGCACCTGGGAAAAACACCTTCCCTCCGGAGAAGGGAAGAGTCGATGGAATAAAATCAACTTCAGCCGCACAAATCAGGGGGGAGAACTAAAATCACAATTACTTCCTGGGTTGTTTTCTGACTGAGGATGGGCAACACTGACATCTACATCGGCAAACAATCGGAGGGTGTACATTTATTGGAAGGAATTAATTTGAAATGTTCGGGAcggaaagatgagaaaaaatgtTTCCCGCTCAGTTTTTCCCTCTGAAACTTAGTCGTGTcaataaaatataagtaaattGTAAAAGAACGGCGCGAGAAAACACTTCAGCCGCTGGCATAGcttcaaaaattgttttgaaatgttgAGTAGATATTGAATACTTGAATGGTTACTGGTCCGCCAACATAATCCCGAAATAAATGAATTCCCCTGCTGTAACGCCAACTAGCCTTTAAAAGAGCAATTGACTCGGTTTTAATTTTACAGCGATATTGTAGATAAAACGCTTGATTGTGATAACAATGAAccttgtattatttcttttctgttatgaTAAAACGGGATTTAGGCATATAAGTGTGAGCATATGTGACtaatctctctgaaaaaaatatttttaaaagagagactCAATAAATATATAGTTTTCGTGTGCATTTTCGTGACAATTTTAATTCGTGAAGAAACAAATTTTCCTCATACAAACATGGGATAGAAAGTTCTCTCGTGAGGCATATAGATGCATACATTGTGTATATTAACATATACACAATTAAT
Protein-coding sequences here:
- the FOXA1 gene encoding hepatocyte nuclear factor 3-alpha, which translates into the protein MLGTVKMEGHETSDWNSYYADTQEAYSSVPVSNMNSGLGSMNTMNTYMTMNTMTTSGNMTSSSFNMSYANTGLGAGLSPGAVAGMPAGSAGPVNGMPAGVAAMGTALSPGGINAMSAQPAPMNGLSPYGGMNPCMSPMAYTQSNLGRTRDAKTFKRSYPHAKPPYSYISLITMAIQQAPSKMLTLSEIYQWIMDLFPYYRQNQQRWQNSIRHSLSFNDCFVKVARSPDKPGKGSYWTLHPDSGNMFENGCYLRRQKRFKCEKPANSKAPQEGRKDQAGTSSSSSNSPLHRGHNKPAQLDTATSLSSSNPSTSPQSMDHSGSSTELKTSASAASSTISSVPALASVPHPPHSLAHEPQLHLKGDPHYSFNHPFSINNLMSSSEQQHKLDFKAYEQALQYSSYGASISGGLPLGSASMAGRSSIEPSALEPSYYQGVYSRPVLNTS